The following proteins are co-located in the Betta splendens chromosome 9, fBetSpl5.4, whole genome shotgun sequence genome:
- the LOC114861474 gene encoding transmembrane protein 60-like: MSLAQRVLLTWVFTLVFLIMLVLKLDGKVQWNWFLIFLPVWVFDSILVLMLAIKMAGRCKPGYDPHNGSPDLRLRAWYLTAMLLKLGFCLTLCAKLERLADVKLTFVCIPLWTMLLGALVELGLNIFPERREA; the protein is encoded by the exons ATGTCTCTGGCTCAGAGGGTTTTGTTGACCTGGGTTTTCACCCTCGTCTTTCTCATCATGCTAGTCCTCAAACTGGATGGAAAG GTGCAGTGGAACTGGTTTCTCATCTTCCTCCCAGTATGGGTCTTTGACAGCATCCTCGTCCTCATGCTTGCCATCAAGATGGCGGGCCGCTGCAAGCCCGGGTACGACCCTCACAACGGCTCCCCAGACCTGCGCCTGCGTGCCTGGTACCTGACGGCCATGCTGCTGAAGCTGGGCTTCTGTCTGACGCTGTGCGCCAAGCTGGAGAGGCTCGCTGATGTTAAACTGACATTTGTGTGCATACCACTGTGGaccatgttactgggagcacTGGTGGAACTAGGATTAAATATCTTtcctgagaggagagaggcctAA